The Diceros bicornis minor isolate mBicDic1 chromosome 19, mDicBic1.mat.cur, whole genome shotgun sequence genome contains the following window.
ttggcagacaccaccttaatcaaAGATCGAAGTTAACATCACAAATATTGAGTCAAACCAATGTCATGTGCCTCCCACTGTGATACACTGAAGACACAACTTTCTTTCAgtggtattcctgccaaaaatgcagaACCTGcctctaatcatgagaaaatatcagacaaacccaaagttAGGGACTTCTACAAAGTAACTCACCAATGCTCTTCTAAAacatcaaggtcatgaaagacaaagaaaggctgagtaACTAACTGCCTTTCCAGATTAAAGGAACGAAAGAGACAAGACAACTAAATGCAGCACGTGATCTCAAATTGGATCCTTGGAAATAGCTATAAAGGACATTTTGGGGACAATTAGCAAAATTTAAATACGGAAGGTGTATTAAATAAAAGAATCatattgagccagccctgatggcctagtgattaaagttCCAGGTGCTCCCCTTCAGCTGCCCAAGTCCAGTTCCCGGGGTGGAAACAGACcactgtctgtcagtagccatgctgtggcagtggctcacatagaagaactagaacgacttacaacaAGGATATACAACAGtgcaccggggctttggggaggggaaaaaaaagagagaggaagattggcaacagatgttagctcaggaccaatctttcccagaaaaaaaaaaaaaaaaagaggggcctgCCCgatggctcagcagttaagtgcacacactcccctttgggcggcctggggttcccaggttccgatcctgggcacgcaccgacgcactgcttgtcaagccatgctgtggcagcatcccatacaaaaagtagaggaagatgggcagggacgttagctcagggctaatcttcctcgcaaaaaaaaaaaaaaaaggaatcatatCATGAaaattcctgattttgataattatattGAGATTATgcaagagaatgtccttgttcttaggaaatacacacagaCGTATATAGTAATAAAGGGGCATTATGTCTGAAACTTACTCTAAAATGATTTAGGAAAAaagtatatacatattatatataatatatatgtgtatgtacacacacagagaATAAATATGATACTGCAAATGTAGCAAAATGTAACAATTTGCTATACTGGTTGAACATATGAGAATTCTTTACTATTCTTGCAATCTAtatgtaaatttgaaattttacacacacagaaaagttaGAGTCTTTCAGTGACCACACTATCAGAAGTGGCCTGTCCCAACCCCAGGAACTATTTAGCTTATTATTTATCTCCATCACACTTATTGTCAAGTTATcctgtgtatttgtttatttaataataatacttaacatTTATTGTGTGCAAGGCCCTATCccgttctaagtgctttacctgTATAACCTCAGTGACTCCTCCTACTGTtcttcccatcttacagatgacgAAGGAAGACAAAAGAAAGTCAATTAATTTGCCCAAGGGCACCCATATTTGTCTCCTCCAGCGGCACAGAACCTCAACGAAGGTAGAGATGGTCTTGTTCACTGCTCCTTCCCCAGcgacttagaacagtgcctagcacattacaggaattcaataaatatctgtagaTTCAGTTAACAAACATGGGCATTGGGGTAcaaagcagtgaacaaaatattctaaaatcCATGCGTACATGGAGCTTACACTGAGCACTAACTCTCAGCCCTGCACCCAGTTAGCCactttacataattttatatttatatttcatttggtCCTATCAACCCTGGTAGGCACGGCCCAGTCTACCCATTTTGCTGCAGAGGAAACAGGCTCTGATTTGCCCAGGATCAAGGGGCTAATTGGAGGCAGGGTGTGGATTCCAACCCAGTTCGGGCGGTTCCCAGGCATCAGCTATGAATCAATCAAACCAACCAATCAGTATTTATTAGGCGCCTACTGCGTGCAGTTCCTCTTGCAGCGCAGgcgaagagagagaggaggttgTGGAGCGCAGGAGGCTGCGGAGACCCGGAGGCCGCAGCGGATCGCGGGAATTTGGCGCCTATTTTTTGTTGGTTGGGCGTTCTCGCCTGTGATTGGGCCCCGGCTGCGGCTGCTCGGTCGACCTTGGCAGGACTCGGGCGGCTCAGTACTCGACCAGCCTCCCAGGGGATGGGCCACCAGGAGCCCCCGCTGGCCCGAGTGCCGGCGGGAGGTTCGgcttatataaagaggttatgtAAAGGGCTCAGCTGGCGCGAACACGTGGAGAGCCGCGGGAGCCTGGACGCCCGGTTCTCGCCCGCGAGCGCCGCTACCACCGAGCCTGCAGCAGCACCAGGCTCCGCTGCACGCCCGGCCCGGGCCGCGGCCTCTCGCGCTGCTCGGTGCGGGAGGCAGCCCAGGCCTGGAACGGACCATCCCCAGCCGGGGACCCTGAGGGGGAAACGGGCCGCCCAGAAGTGGAGGGGCGCCGGCCAGGTAAGGGCCCGGTCCGCGGACTAAAACCAAGCGCCGAAACTGGAGCTACCCCGCCGCCTCGGGCGCTTGGGGAGGGCAGTTGGGCCCCCGGTTTGGCGCTCTCAGGGACGCCCAACTTTTAAGCCAACCCCCTCCACCCGCAGCCCTCGGGGACTTGGGTCGGTCCGCTGGGCTCCGCTCAGGCTTAATTCAATGGACTGTTTACACCCGGGAGAACACAAGGCGGGACGCGGGGAGGGGGATCCCAGAGGGGGCCAGGCAGGGAAAAGATTTCCACAGTCCGAATTGCCTCTTTTAAGGCGATTTTCGTAAATCGCGAAGACTGCTGGTCCTTGTTTTTCGTATTCATACATGATAAATTAACTAAGAAGGCGGGAagactttgcttttctttccGGCTCCCCCTCTCAGTCATTGCGCTTTGGTTTCCTCTTGCCcgctttcccctcccctcccctgttcAGTCAGCAGCGGTGGCTTCCGTCTTAAAGGGGCCGCtgcggcaggaggaggaggaggtcggACGCCCTGCGGCTGCTCTCCTGGCCTCCTCGCCTCGGCCTGGTCGTTTAACCGATTCTTTCGCCCGCAGGTCACAAACCAAGGTCCCGCTCCTCCGCGTCCCAGGGCCGGACGGAGGGATGAGGCAGGGGGGGCCCGGGCAGCGCCGTTGCTGCTCCCCCCGCCGCCCGCAGCCATGGAAACGGGGGAGGAGGACGGCGCCCGCAGAGGTACACAAAGCCCCGAGCGGAAAAGGCGAAGCCCAGTGCCGCGGGCGCCCAGCGCGAAGCTGAGGCCGGCGGCGGCCCAAGCCATGGATCCGGTGGCGGCCGAGGCCCCGGGCGAGGCCTACCTGGCGCGGCGGCGGCCGGAGGGCGGCGGCGGGTCTGCGCGGCCGCGCTACAGCCTGTTGGCGGAGATCGGGCGCGGCAGCTACGGCGTGGTGTACGAGGCGGTTGCCGGGCGCAGCGGGGCCCGGGTGGCGGTCAAGAAGATCCGCTGCGACGCCCCCGAGAACGTGGAGCTGGCGCTGGCCGAATTCTGGGCCCTGACCAGCCTCAAGCGGCGCCACCAGAATGTCGTGCAGTTTGAGGAGTGCGTCCTGCAGCGCAACGGTCTAGCCCAGCGCATGAGCCACGGCAACAAGAGCTCGCAGCTTTACCTGCGCCTGGTGGAGACCTCGCTCAAAGGTAGGAGCACTGCGGGTCGGGGAGGGTCCCCACGCAGGCCCGAACCCCCTGCTCTGCACGGCTCGGACCAAACTGACCGCGGGACCCCGAGGCCCCGGTCCTGATCCTGTCACCCTGGGCCCAGACACACCCTCCTTCCCGGGGCCGGGCTTTCgggccctcctctcttctcaGAACCCGGAATCAGTCCCTGACACAAACGTTAGCTGGTATTTTCATAACAAGCGCTTGTTAAGTGCTAACCATTAtcttagtaagtactcaataagtgtAAGCCATTATTATGAAACGTCTAGCACTTTTAAGACGGGTCGGGAGTGGAGGGGGTTGGGTTCAGAGTTGGTGGAAGAACTGCAGAGCCCCCTCACCCTCCAGggcctctcctctttccctcccaaagcaaacaaaaagaaaaaactttactGGACCCACCCACACCCCCTCCCTGTCTGGTTCCAAATATCCTGACACCTTCCAGCTCCACCCCCCAAACTCTTGCTTCCTggtcttccttttcctctgagaCCCCAGCCCCTTCATCCCAGGCAGTCAAGCAAACTGGCAGTTTTCTGGCTAAGTCCTCTGGGGCATGCAGAAAAATAATGCCCCAGGTGGGCCTAGAGCTGTCACATGACAACATCTAACATGTTTTCCTCCGTTTTACATtgtcaatcttttttttaattctctgaggCTGACTTGAAAGTGGTTTTTCTTATAGGGAAGATGGGGCACAGTGAGGCAAGGGAGCTTTGCAGCGGTGGGAGGGCCAATCCTAATTTCAGGGTTTTAACTGCATTTAGAGGGTGTGTTCATCATGAGTGCTCAGTACTCACATGTCTGGTTCAGACTACAAGTAGCCAGGGATTTGTTCAGAGAGGAGAGGACCAGTGGGCTAGAAAGGTCTGAGGACACTTCCTCGGGGGAGAGGTTACTAATCTGAGTTCCAACCATTTCCTAGATGGTCTTACAAAAGTGAATTTAggtaataacttttttttttttttttgtgaggagatcagccctgagctaacatccgccaatcctcctctttttttgctgaggaagacggccctgggctaacatctgtgcctatcttcctccactttatatgggacgccgccacagcatggcttaccaagcagtgcgtgggtgcgcgcccgggatccgaaccagcgaaccccgggccgccgcagcggagcgcgcgcacttaaccgcttgcgccaccgggccggcccctaggtaaTAACTTTTAAAAGCAAATCCTGTtcctataaaatggagaaagtaaGGATTAGAGTTGAATAAATAAGTTGCAGGTTAATCAGCTTGTAAGGGAAGTCGGGTTGTACTCCTGGTTTCCTTACAATTTTCCATAGCTTAAGTGATATGAAGCCAGATCTGTCTTGATTCAACGCCTAGATCCTTTCAGACATGTAATGGTGTCCTCCTTGCCCCAAGGATGGGCTAAACCTGACCTTTAAGAATGGGTAGGATTTGGGGTGGGGTTGCATAGTGCATTTTGTTTGGAGCTTTTGCCCAACTTGATGATCTCTGCAAGCCCATCCCAAGAGAAATCCCTGTCCAAGTCAGTTGTTTGACTGCGGATTGAGGGACATGATCAGTATCAGCTGGGGTCCTTTGTCAAAACAGGCTTCCACTTTTTTGTCCATCCCTGCCTCATCCATTCTGAAaagcctcccctctccccagggtGAATATAGTTGTCTTGAAAAGACTTTCCAGGAGGTTCTTTTAGCTTACCTGTCTTCTACAAGGTCTTCTCTTCCATTCTCACTGTCTTCTCTGCTGTGGTTAGTGAATGATCTGGACTCTTCTATATTACACGACTGCCTTGGGGTGTGGGAATTAGCTTTGCTAGAGGAtccctttcttccttcagttCATTGATGCCAGGCTTGAAACTTTGGCCTGGGTTTGAAGTCTTTGCTTCTTCACCCTACTTATAAATGCTCTTCAAATTCTCACATGTAGAATTTGTCAAAACTCCACAATAAACAGTGGCAGCATAGTGGTTGATACTATGGGGTTAGACTCACTTTCAGTCGTGGCTTGTCTGAACTGACTGCATGAGACATGGGACAAGTTTGTTTAAAACCTGTAGAGAGCATTCCTTTATCCATAAGATAAGGGTACCTATGTCATAGGTTTGCTGCACAGCCTGGGAATGTTGATAAGTGTTCCAGAGAAGGAGGAATTCACTGCCACAGTAAGTTCAGGCTACATCTCTAATTCTCTTCCACCATCATCCTTTTTGAGAGTCACAATATTCTTGTTCAGGTTTCCCAAACTTGTTTGACCATGGAACACATCCTATTGCCTGTATTGTCAGCAACCCCAAATTGACGGAAACACTGGTATTTTCTTCCTCCCTTTGTGAGctaaaactgaggcctagagaaatgaaatattttgctttAGATCACATACTTAATATGTCCCTTTCAGTTGTTCAGTCTTCAAAATATTTGAGCCTCTACCATGGGTTAGGTAGTGTTCTGGGCTCAGAGCAATATAGAAAATGCACATCGCCTCGCCTTATGAAACTGATGTTTAGATTTATAAGTCGTGTTAATTTAGCAAGGAGTAAATAGGCAtttgctttttgcttttaatATTAAAGTGGAGAAGAATGACCCACTCTAGGTTAAGTTTTCCTGACTTCAGCTTCCAAAATTTAGCAGTCTTAATCTGCCCTGGGGCACTGGGTTTACAGCATACTGATATCATTCCgaaatgtcagagctggaaggaatttTAGAGATAATCTAGTTCAGTTTTATCATTAGACAGAAAGTCCTTTGCAATCACCTTTTGCCTAGACAAGTACAAATAAGAATAATTCTGAACTAGACCAAAAAGTGTTAATCTGCCTTAAAGTCTCAACTGAATTAAATCCACATAACTTTTACTGAGTCCCTGTAGTGATATTTGCAGGGGGGAAGAAAAAACACTCTTTGCCTCAAAGGAACTTAATTTGAAAAGTTTGAGGACCTGTAGAAGACTTCAGTGCTCATCAAGGTCACAGGAGGAAAAGGCAAGGTGGCTTATTAACAAGGGCTTTGTACAGCTTGTTGTACAGAATTAACAGGAATGATAATCAGGAGTTAGCCAGAAGTTAGCAGAGAAGGTGGGCTTGAAAGAAGGTTGCCTAGGACTGTGTGGATAGGTAGAGGAGAGAAAGTGGAATTTATTTCACAGGTGGGCCAAATAGAGaatagtttttttcccccttcagtaTCAACTCTAGTGAATACTACTCAGAGGGTGTTTCTATAGTCTTAAGAAATTATTTGACATAGAAATAACCCTATATCAAAAAGGGGAGGGGACTAATGTAGTTCTTGGTCTCATCCAACTTCGTTTAATAAACTTCTATGTCTTATGTCCTTCCTTTCTCTGAACAAAGGCCAGACAAGTCCTGCCCAGAGCATTGTGTAAAGAAAAGAAGTTTCAGAGAGTCAGTAGCTGTCTTAGATAACTGATCTGGCCTCCTttttcacaggggaggaaactaAAGCCCAGAAAAGGGACAGAATTTGCCCCAAATGAGTTAGTGGTAATATTCAAACCAGCCTCCCAGGCTTTTTTAAACCAGATTAACAATCCTATAAATTATTTGGTTGatgtcttaatttttaagtaCTTTTCACAAAAAGGAGTTAAGGCACCAACAGTTTGCTTTTATCCCCTTGTTTCCATTGCTAAAGGACCCTGTCCTGAATACACCTAAAACTAAGTTCAAGATTACTGCCATTTGGAAGACAGCAGGAACCCTGAGGTCATTGTCACACTCGGAAATTCTGGTGCTGGTGCTCTTGCTAACGCATGCTGGTCCTTCTGACAAATAGCAagtaaggacaaaaaaaaaaaaaatccaggacaAGCTCTCAAGGCTCATAAAACTGAATATTTAGAAATTTGGAAATGCTGGGAATTGAGCTTATCCCAGCCTGCTAGGGCACTAGTTATGCTTTACAGTTATTTGATGTTTGCTGTACTCACAATACCTTTAGGTGGCTTGACATGGGTGGGAATTTCGGCCCTTGGGGGTAGTTTTGTGTGTGTACTGATGCCCAGTGGTGACTgagagccaggcactgtgttagaagAGGCTATGCAAAGGTTCCTCTATGAGGCATGCAGAAGACACAGCATGCCCAGTTGACAACAACTCAGGGTCACTCCTGAGTGGTGGGTATCCTAGATAACAGTAGAGGCTCTCTCTGGGAGTGTAGAGACATGGGGAAGCAGGGAAGGAAGTAGACTTCAGTGAGCTGAGGGAGGAGCTAGTGTGGGGAGAGAGATAGGGCCTTAGTGGTGGACTGGCAGACTCCCACCAGTCTGTTGAGTGCCTAGGGAAAGCTTAGGCTCAGAGCTGGGCCACCCGCTGCCCAGGCCTCTAGAAAGCAACTCTGAATTCTCTCCTGTAGCTTGGGACCTCAGAGTTTAGAGATCCCCCAGATAAACGCCGAGACCTGGATGGTGATCTTTGCCTCTCCTAACATAAATAAAAGGACACATTAGGGGCCCTGGAAATTAACGGGATAGAATAGAACACGGTTTTGACTTGGGGTCAGAGGTCTTAGTCTCAGTTTGACCCTCCTAAGAGCTAAAACCTACTGattgctgtgtgccaggtgctattcTAAAGTCTCTATACCGATTAACTGATTCAGTCCTCACAACCACCTTCTGAAGTCAGTACTAtaatatccctattttacaggtgaggcaaCTGAGGCACTTACGTTAAGGAAATTGCCCAGTGTAAAACAGCTGAGCAAATAACCAAACCGGGATCCCAGCCCAGACATCCTAGGTTGAGTCTGCTGTCCTTAACAGCTGTGCTGCACTCTTCAGACAAGTGGCTTAAGTTCTGGCTTCTGTTTTTCTTGGTTGGTAAATAGGCATAATTGTATTTTACTCAAACTAATGgctactctttatttttaattatgtgtTAATCAGTACTTGGTGGCACTGCTGATTTGTGCTGGTGCCTTCCCTATGTCTCAGCTGCCAGAGACCCTGTACCTCTTTTCTGGTCTACTCTTGAATGTCTTGGGACAACCGTGCAGACTGCTCTCTCTTGCTACCGACTGACTGCCTTCCTTCTGTGCACCGTGGGGATTTTAGATACCAGCCACAGGAGATAGAAGCAACCCTTAATTGAGAGCTTTGGTTAATTGGGGTTGCATTGGGTAGGGCTTTTTATAGTGTAAACTCGCAAAGAGAGCTTAGGTTCCTAATAGAACATCAGTTTATTTTCAACTCAAATTTGGACTACGGTGGTACCCTTAGGGCCACCAGCCCTCCTTAGTGACTCATAAATTCTGGATGCCTACCtagttgtttttaatttacatattctGCGTGCCTTGTACTAGAACTTTCCCTGTTCTCTTTTTTAAGCCTCTCCAGCTCACAGTTCTAATCTTGTTTCATTTCACCcagttattgagcacctgctctgtaTGCAGTGCACTGTGAGGAGCCCAGATACTTGATTTCGTTCTACTGTGAGTGCCCAGTCTGTGGAGGAGGTGGACACAGCACAGATGTTACTTCCCTTCAGCCCATGAGAGATGCTCAAGGGGCAACAGCTGCTGGGAATGTAGACTAAGGCAGGGGAAGAATGAGTTGTAAAAGGGTAAATCAGAAGCAGTCCTGGCAAGAAGAAAGGCCTAGGTATGTGGCAAGGCCCGTTGCATATGGAGAGAGAAACGAGCCAGACACTCTGCATGGCTGGTAGAAtccacattttaacaagatccctgtAATGTTCAAGTATTAATAGCTAGCCTTTCATAttcattctcatttaatcctaagtTAAGTTGGTGTTTTTGTAACCTAGTCTTACACCTGAGAAAATCAAGATCCATTAGGGTTGAGTAACATTCCCAGTCCTGCACCAGTGAACGGTCAGGGTCTAGATTTACGTCTGAGTGCTCTTTCCAATTTCCATGTTGTTGACATGCTGCCTTCTGACCATATTGGAGGTCTACCAGTGGTGTCCAGACACGTTGACATAATTAACTCCCAGTAGTTGTCTGCTCTGGTGTCCAGGCACCATGCAAGATGCTTCGATGTTACAGTGAAGCCTTCCAACAGCCCGGTGAGATAGGTGTCATTTCTCAGTTTATGGAAAATGAAACAGATTTGTGGGGTCTTAAGAagtttgcccagggtcacatagcCATTTAAGTGAGAGAGTGGGGGTGGTGACGACCCCAGGCCTGGCTGGCTCCATAGCCCTTTTCCTTTTGCTGGGCCTGTGGGTTCATACTTGGTCTCTTGGCCTCTGTAGGGCACTGTATCTTGCCTTGGCACCACCCTAAGGGGATTCTCTAGTGCACAATGACATTTGACTTATAAAGTACTTTGAACACACCCTGTGGTGTTGACACTGGACCCAGCCTCTCTATAGTGACACAACACAGCCCAAGGTCATTGAGACTGGGACCTGGGCTTGGTCTATAAGCTCATCTTTCCTTGGGAAGACATGCTGGGTGGATCCTTGTCTTTACCTTCTCAGGACTGATCTTCAGCTGAGCCACttctgtaaataaaatattttaatgtgcaGCTCTTAACGAATCAAAAACAGGGATGGCTGTAGTCATAGCAAACTCATACTTATAGATTCctttctaatctttttttcttaagcataactttataattttatattttttacttcaCATTAAACTTAAGATGTATTGTGACCTCTTAGCTTTTCATTTAAGTAAATGTTGTTGAAATATAACATGGCCCTTTAAAGCATTCAACCAAATGGCAATACCATAATTAACCATTAACTAGTCTCAGACAGTTGTTTCTAATACTTCACTTTTACCGTACTGTATGGAATACTGGTTCTGGGTGCTTTTGGTGTTCgttgttccttttttattgctgttggtggtaggttttttttctttttgatattctTCTCTTAGAATATATTCTTAGGGTGGGATTTTTGTGTCAAATGGATtgagcattttgtgtgtgtgtggggaagatgagcctgagctaacatcccttgccaatcctcctctttttgctgaggaagattggccctgggctaacatccatgcccatcttcctccactttatgtgggataccaccacagcatggcctgagaagcggttcATAGGTgtaggcccgggatccgaacccgggccgccagcagcatagcacccgcacttaaccactatgctacggggccggccccaaggattgAGCATGTTTAAGACTTgtgatacatattgccaaattgctatCATCTCAGCACATTTAAGTTAAATCATAATTAGTCCTCTACTGAAAAATGAATCTGCATGTTGTGTGGTTGGACTGTAACACTAG
Protein-coding sequences here:
- the STK35 gene encoding serine/threonine-protein kinase 35, which translates into the protein MGHQEPPLARVPAGGSAYIKRLCKGLSWREHVESRGSLDARFSPASAATTEPAAAPGSAARPARAAASRAARCGRQPRPGTDHPQPGTLRGKRAAQKWRGAGQVTNQGPAPPRPRAGRRDEAGGARAAPLLLPPPPAAMETGEEDGARRGTQSPERKRRSPVPRAPSAKLRPAAAQAMDPVAAEAPGEAYLARRRPEGGGGSARPRYSLLAEIGRGSYGVVYEAVAGRSGARVAVKKIRCDAPENVELALAEFWALTSLKRRHQNVVQFEECVLQRNGLAQRMSHGNKSSQLYLRLVETSLKGERILGYAEEPCYLWFVMEFCEGGDLNQYVLSRRPDPATNKSFMLQLTSAIAFLHKNHIVHRDLKPDNILITERSGTPILKVADFGLSKVCAGLAPRGKEGNQDNKNVNVNKYWLSSACGSDFYMAPEVWEGHYTAKADIFALGIIIWAMIERITFIDSETKKELLGTYIKQGTEIVPVGEALLENPKMELHIPQKRRTSMSEGIKQLLKDMLAANPQDRPDAFELETRMDQVTCAA